The Candidatus Saccharibacteria bacterium oral taxon 955 DNA segment ACCCATAGGCCTATTACGTGAAACTCAGCGTCACTACATAACACTGCGTGATTACTTGTGGAGGAACGGCAATCTTGGAATCATTCCAGAATTAGATGACCCTAGCAAAACAAATGATTGGATTGATAGAGTTAGAGGCCACAAGCGTGTACACTACAGGATGCTTGATGACGATCCTATATTAAAAGCTATGAGTACGCCTGTTTCTGAGAATGAATATATAGTTGATGGTGACATATTCGATAATACTTCTGATGTACGCATGGGAGAAGTCTTATCTGATATCATCGAGAATTCTGAATCATCTGAACATTGGAAGTCTTGGAGTGAATGGCTAGAGAGAGAAGGCTCAGAAACTTATTTCTATATGCCTATCGGGGACTTGCTAGGTAGCGTTGCATTAAACTCATTCGAAGCAAGCAATGGTACGCAAATACTGTTACCTACAAGCAAGCATGATATTAAAAAGATAGATAGAGCCTATTACAACAGATATCTAGAATCTAAATTAAGTAATCCTCTGTCAGATGGAAAGCAACTAGTACTGTTCGAGCTTCTTACATTAAAAGACAGAGATAGTAATTTGCAAGAAAAGATTAACGGCGCCCTAGGAGCCTTATCGATGCACTGCTCTCATGACGTATTATCAAATATTTATACACCCATAAGAAAGGCCACCAAATGACCAAGAAACTACTAGAAATCGAACGCAAACGCCAATTAACTGGTGACTCAAAAGAATTAATTAAGCGATTGCAAGACCTCGGTTTTGAGCTACAGAGTAGCCGCCACGAAATCGATACGTATTATTCTCGTCCTGATGTCGATTTCATGCAGACGGTTGAATGCTTGCGGATTCGCCAGCGCGATGGTTTTGCTGAGGTGACATATAAGCCTGCGACGACGACTGCGACACATACGAAAAACGATGTGATCATTAAGCCCGAGACAAACCTGCCAATTCAACCCGGAGACGCAGCAATCGCCAAGCAACTGCTCGCCAACCTCGGCATGGTACAGCTGGTCGAGGTCAAAAAATACCGGCGATCGCTCCAGTCACCAAACTTTCCAAAAGCAACGGTAGCTATTGATGAAATTAAAAACGCCGGAACGTTCGTGGAAGTTGAAGTTCTGTCAGATGATAAGACTAGTGCTCTAGCGATGATTAGTGACATTGAAACCAAACTCGGACTTGAATCGGCAGAAGTTGTTACGCGGCCTTATCGGGATATTTGCATGGGACTTTAATTAAACCTCACCACAAACCGCATACCCTGTCCATGCGGCGTGAAGTCATAGTCCAGTCCTTTGGCATCGAGCAGCATTTCCACGGTATAGAGGCCGACGCCACTGCTGTCGGCGTGTTGCTTTGTGGCGGTATTGATAGTAACGAAAAAGCTCAATAGGCGTTTAGGCGTGAGTGTGAAGAAGAGCTGGATTGTGTTGTCGATATAATCAAAGAGCTAGGAATAGCTATTGAATATAAATCACAAGAAAATTTCAAACAACTGTCGTTCGTTTATAAGGCAAGAAAAGTTGACGAACTGGAGTCAAATAATCTAACTGAAAAAGCTGAGGGTACTGAATATGTCTGGCTACCAAAATTACAAGCGCTAAGAAAGATGAAAGAGTCGCTAGAAAAACTTGGATCATCTGACTATGACTCGGTTTATCGAACATGTTTTATGGTACTAAGAGATGTTAGAATTTTAGAGCATTATATAAACAACGTATAATATTTCTTTTGTAGGAACTATATATGCTATCTATCCTACTATGCAAGATGTAAAGATTGCCGCTATATCCCTGTCCAAAAAAAACATTAATCAACTCTCAGCGATGATATTGCTTGGCGTGCTTGCTTATCAATATCACAATTAGGTATGGAGATCTCCTTTCTTGGTTTTATGTCAGTGTAGCAAGGGTATGTGAAGGGAATGTGAAATAGGCAGTATTCAGATAAGTTTCTCTAATCCAGGGGGTGTGCCCTCTTTTTTACTGTCCTACTTCTCAATCTCGATAACGTGAACACCAAGGCGCTCCTTGTAGGGCGGGTAGATCTTTTGAAGGAGACAGAGCGCCTCTTCTTTGCTTTTCGCCTGCGGCACGACCTGTCGCCAAGGCTCGATTGCCAGCATATCGGCAAAATTGTCATAGATGCGGATCGACTTGATTCGCACAACGCCAGACGCGTGTCCAGCCTCGAGCCGCAATATTTCCCCAGCCTTAAGATGCTTGATGCTGTTGTATCCGACACGGACCTCCAGAGTCTTTAGGCCTGACATGATCGCATCGTAGTAAAGTCGCTTGATGCGCATCTTACGCATAGGATCTCCTTTCTTGGAGGCTGAGCCTCACTATTGCGCCTAAGCGCATATATGAATACGCTTGTATCAATAATGCAATAGAGATGTAAGTTTATAATTATATTAGTTCAAATTCAATTCCAACAATTCCATTTTGTCTTTGGTCGTGAAGAGAATAGAATTTATTGATTTGGCTTTCGAGCCCTTCAACACTCTCACCGCCAAACTTACGAGGATCATTCTGCAAGAACAAATCACGAAACGTTGCATGGCGCTGCAATCCTGCTACCTTAACCGTAGCAGTTTGGCTAGGGTCTTCCCGGTTGGTAAAAATTATTTGATCGCCGATTTGAATTTTCTGGCGCTTTTCATCGTATAGTCGTGATTCGATAGTTTTCTTACCAGAGACTATGGCGTCATAAGGCTCGGTAGCTAATCTTAGTTGATGTGTAGTCATATAGACTCATTATAGCAAACAGACAACGCATAGCCACTGCCAATACGAAGATATATCTTCGCCCGACTCCGAAATGAGTCTAGTCCTAAGGCTTAGCGAAAAAGACTTGCCCATGCTTTAAATACGACCGTCGTACCGATACTGGTCGCAAAACTATCCATCTTCTTTGCTATAATAACCAATGAAATTATGTTGCGCGTCCTTCTTTTCAAAAATGCTTCATCACCCATCATAGCTCACGTCTATGAGCATATGGCGATGAATCAATTCAAACAACTTGCACATCAGACTGGGCTACTTAGAAACATAGATTACTCAGCGCTCGGGACGCACTATCTGAATACGGGATTTTTTACTATCGATATAGACTTGTACACTAGTGAAGCTGAGCTACTAGCCGGAAACCTACAACGGCTCAAATCGCCAGCCGCAAACAGTGCCATTCGGCTAGCTATGCAACAAATTTCATCAGAGACCGAACAGGTTATTGCGTGCGATAACCCGCCCCTACTTAAGCAGGAAATTGCGCGCTTAGATTCTAAAGTGTGGCAATCGATAGGAGAACTCGAACAGCCGATCAATACACTCAATTTAGCTGAGCATAAATATCTAAGCGAAATAGACCACCCCAGCCTATCAGTCGATCACGTTTCATACATAATCAAAAAACCACTCACTGACGACCCTGCACTGTTGCCTTTTTTTCACTACCTCGCCGCCACAATTCATGATACCGTCGCCGATATCGCCAACTATAAATTAGGCTACTACCATCATGGCAGCAAATTTACAAAAGAAAAATCTCAAATAGCTTTAGAGACCGAATTTACAGTACTTAGCCACCTAGCAAATAACGACAAAGTGCAGCATATTTACAATAGCGTCATATCAAACATGCTCAAGAAACCAACGCTATCTCGTATCGTACGACGACTTAAATCATTTTCATATGATGAAGGTAAGATGAACGTTCCAAACATTGATGATCATATCCTGGAATTAGGTGTCGTAATTGGCGAACCGAGCTGGCGACAATTTGCAAACGAAGAGACCATATCTAAACTACTCAAAGACATTGTGGTTGAACCCGTAAGTTTCTAATACTTGTATCATAAGGAATATTCCACAGCTCACCGTCAATATTCAAGCTCTTCAGAAAGCTACGCATTTGCTTTTGGAGAGCGTCTACATCTACGTCGTCCTCAGCTAAAACTTCCAGTTCAATAAATAGTCCTAGCCCAGCGACATCGTCTATGCAAATCGTATAGTCTTCAGTTTTCGACTCAAGGCGAACTTTATCAACCGTTACAACTTCTCGCCAGCCCAGCGCTGTGAGCATTTGGCGTGCCATGTCGCCGTCGTCAACCGCAAATTCATATTCATCAGATACTAATTTCGCCTGCCCTTCGATTTTTAGCGTCATCAAGCTCTGTCGTAATTCACCGGTCTCGAGATCAAGGATGTCACGTACTCTCATGATTTTTGAGCCAGGAACGATCGGACTGTCAACCTGTTCGGGCAGTAGAAAAACCGTATCAATTTGGTGTTTGATTGAGATGGGCGCGACAAACTGACTTTCCAGGACCGCAATGAGCTTGTTGCGAGTCACGTCAGTAGATAGTTTGAATTTAGCTTCGATTTCAATCACATAAAACTCCGGGTCTACATATACTAAAAACTATAGTCATTTTACCGATATACGCCTATGTTTACGTACCTCTGCCTCGCATGGACCATCTATACCCTCTAATTTAACATAGCCAAAGCTTAGTTCTTTATTTGCCATTAGTGGTCTCCCGATACGCACACAAAATCGTTCTCAAACCCACACTATGACGGAAGTTTATATCGTCAATTTTATCCAAATCAACCCACTCCGGTGTGCCGTTAGTGTAGGTTTTCTCGCTGTCGGTTATGTTGTCGTTATTGATTTGCCCGTACAGCTGGATCGACTGGTTGGCCTGCGCTTCAGCGTTGCGCTTGAAAAAAGTAGTTGCCTGGTGAATGATTTTATCCGGCATTATGGTCAGTCCAGTTTCTTCCTTAACTTCGCGGACAATTGATTCCTCGATCGTTTCACCTTTCTCGACACTGCCGCCAATCAAGCTATAGCCGTCCCATTGCCGAGTCAAAAGAATCTTATTATCCTCAATGATAACTGCATACACGCCCACACTAATGTTCAGCTCGTCAACGGGAACGGTGTATTGATTGCCGAAGACGTCTTTACAGATGACAGTTTTAGCCACTAGCTTCTCCTTTCAAATAATCTCTCAACATCACAAATCCATCAACCGCCTCAATTGCCGCCAAGTACTCTTTCCACTCCTCATCATTCAATTCTGCCAAACTACGGCCAGGAAAGCTCGGGTGTCCATAAATATATAACAATTCCGTCCAGCCATGGAGATTATCACCACGCGGCTCATCAATAATAAACCCCTCTTCATCGGCTACGAAAATGTGGTCTTTTTTGCCATCAAAATAGCCAACCGCGAAAGAAAAGATAGCTCTACGATCAGCTTCATCTTGCATTAACTTGATGATGCCGGGATAGCTAAAACTATCCAGCAGTAATTTAACAAACGGTCCCGGAAACCCTTTCAGTGCCGGGATGAAAAAACCGCGATCATCAACGATCAGACGCTTGTTTGGAAAAGCTTTCTTGGCCTGAGATAGTTTACTTTTAGTGATTGTTTGAATATCCAGCCCCCGACCCTCGTCAAAATCGTAATCAAGTTGCTGCAGGTCAATGCCAAGCGGCTGGAGCAATTCCTGAAGGCTTGTGAACTTGCGCAGGTTGGAGGTGATGAAGTAAATCGTTTTACTTTTTGTCATGGATAATCCTTTCTATATCATAATATCAAGAACGACCAGATGTATTGATCTGGTCGTATAAAATGATGGAGTTAATACAAGCGACTTCTCTCAGATCACGAACATCCCCTTGCCGCGAAACGGCGCGCGGATGTTGATTGTGGTTTTATTTTAGCATGGGCGGGCGGGAGATTACTATGTTTTACTGCAATTCTCTAGATACTTGTCAATTAACAGAATGTCCGCTTGATCCTTACCCCTATCAAGTAGCGCTTTCCATCTACAAACTTCCTCAATTGACATAAATTTTATCCCGTCGATTACTGTTGTTTTTATAGCCGCATCTGATACTTTCTTGCCATACCAATCATGCATCAACTCAGTATCGTCAACCTCTATTTTCTCCGAACCATCTGGCCGTTGTAATATTTCATGACCATGGCCAGCAATTTTGTAAAAAGTTTCTTTGCTTATAAGTAAATCGATGTCGTTGCTTGGACGGATGCCAAGCATATCCAATATGCCGCTGCCGACAATAATTGGCTCAGTACTAACGATATCTAGACTAGTTAGTTTGTTTTTAATTTCTGCTATCGTCATAGTCTGCCTTTTTTAGCAGATTATGCATCTTGTCTAATGGCAATCCCAATGCGCCCATATATGAACCTTCAATTTTCTCAATCAGCGCAAACCCTGTCGAATCAACATGAAAACCAAGTGCAGCATTCCGACGGTTCGGATTATGAGCGTTATCTAACATCGCCGCATTAAAATTCATATATGTTATCTTTGTTTCCGTACTGTCAGTAAACGTTTTTCCTCGATTTATCACGCAGACGCCAGTGTAGATAGTCGTAGTTTTACCTGATTGGCTCAAACATATCTTCATCTTTTCGGTAGCGGTTTTTGCTTTATGCAAGCGCGAACCGTCAGGTAAAACACCGAATGTATCAGCAGCGACAATACAGTCGTCGGGATACAACTTGGCAAGAGCTTCTGCCTTTGAACGTGCCAACAGAATAGCAGTCTCTCTTGCGTCTAGCTCTGGGTGAGATTTCTCTATAGCTCGTTCATCAATATTAGCGCTAATAGCCTCGTAGGCTAGCCCGCTTCTATCCATGATCATGCGCTTAGTCGGCGATTCGGTGGCAAGTATTAGCATGCTTTATCCTCCTTTTGAAAATCTTTTAAGGATGTATTATTCCCATGGATAATCAATGTAGGGCATCTCGTCATATTCAAATAATACACGATTAAAGTCTGGTCATAGAGATATCTTTAGAACGATAAGACTCAGAACTGAGGGGGTAGGTTTTATTGCAACCTTCATAGGACTGCGTTTGACAGAAAGTCCTATTATTGATATATATATATCAGCCTTTGCATCGCAAAGGCCAGCATTTTACCCAAAGCCATTGGGCTTGAGACACTCTAATCCGCGAGGAACCGTAACCTCGTCCGGCTCCAGAAGGAGTTATCATGGAACAGTTCGGCTGGTTCGACAGGAAAGAAGCGAGAATCCAGCGATCTGGAGGGATGGTCAACATCTACTATGGCGGCAAGTATGGCAATATCCCTGGTGATGGTCACGGTCACGTCAAGGCCACCGGTGGACCACTTGGTGAAAATATTGTCTACTGGTGACTGCCTGACAGCGAGGGAGGGACCGTCATTGTTAGTAACGAATGGGACGTGATGTACGGCAACGATCTTCGCCCGCACCTGACCGGCCTCTACTAGCCTATCGACCTGGACACGTCATAAAACTGTCCATTTTCACACTCAAAATAGTACAATCATAGAGAAATGAAAAATAGTATCAACATCGCAATACCAGATTTCATTACCCAAGCCTTTCCTGTACTTAAAGAAGCAACATACGTCCGTGAGTTTGCTTCTTTCATTACATTATATCCAGACGCGACATATTATCTATTCCAGACGACATCTAATCAGTCGCTCATACTTGTAGCAATTGATTATCCCGATCCCATCGACGAAAGCCTACAAGTAAAGAGATTGTCTGGCGGGTTTGAGTTTGAATTTATATACCTCATCAAGCCATACGCCAACGACCAGCATATTGAAATTCGTCCAAACGACTATATCGATAACAACTTTTTCGTTTCAGACCCGAATAGTTATTATCGTTATTACTTGGCGGCAGTGAAGCAGAGGATGGACTGGTAATAATATGCAAAATATCAGTCTGCAGTTGCCCGTCGGTTATCAACGGAAACTTCGGGTTCTCTTCCTCTTCGTGAGTAATGATCGATTCGCCGTCTTACTCCACCAAGGCTCTTTTCACTTTTCTCGTTGAATAGATATGATGAGTTCGCAGCTTGAATGATACGTCATGAGCGCTCAGACCAACTTTCTTGCAATCTTCAATATTGATTTTTCCATTATCAATGATTATCAACGCCCTACCGTCGATCAATTGCTTTGCTTTCACGTTATACCGTTTTATTCATTTCAATGTCAGCACCAGCGCGCACCATATACAAAAAATACCGATGTAATCCAAAATTTGAATACTATTGTTATAAATGACGCCTCCAATGATACCACCCAGCACATAGTTCTGCACTTGATCACTGGCAGATGACGGCGACAAATTACCCTTTCCGGAAACATTGATGATTATGGTCAACGCGAAAAACCCAATCAATAATTTTATTGCTACTAGAATGAATCCATCCATGGTTTAATTTAGCACAGATCGCTAGTGCTTCAGTATGACATGCTTAGCGACGGTCTTTATGTAAAGCAGGAGTTGAGAGTCTGTTTGACGACTTTACTGCTCACAATTTAAGACGACCTGTTCTTGGATCTGTATTTTTCTCTAGCTATCTTAGTATACTTTCTGATGAAATCACTTTTTGCATCAGTATACCCATCTCTGTCATGCTCAAATTCCTTCCAAAGATTCAGTTTTAATTTCTCGTACTGTTTGGCGATGATACTATTTTCAATTAGGTAATCCCTAAAATAGATCTCATCATTATCTCCCGCCACCCTAATGTGGAGATGAAATACCTTATCCGCGAAGCCCTGTTTGGTATATCCCTTATTCAATGAGATTCGTTTTGCTTTCTCACTCATGCACAACCAATTATTTTCAACAAGGATATTTTTTACAGGCTCTAATTCTTTTTCCGACGGGACTTCAAGCAATATATCTACTATATTCTTTGCCTGTATATTTGGGATGGCCGTGCTACCAATGTGAGATATTTGTGTTATGTATTTTTCTGGCACCAATGAGGAGATGGCTTTCACTTCCTCATCATACCAGCGTGCCCATTCTCTATTGTGTTCTACAAGAAATATGGGGAATAATTGCCACAACTCTTTCAAACTCATTTTCTCTAGCTCTCTGTCCATCATATCCTCCTACTCAAACCTTACCACAAACCGCATACCCCGCCCGTGCGGCGTGAAGTCGTAGTCTAGGCCCTTGGCGTCGAGCAACATTTTCACGGTGTAGAGGCCGATGCCGCTACTGTCGGCGTACTGTTTCGTGGTGGCATTGTTCCGATAAAACGGGTCAAAAACGTGCTGGAGTTGTTTTCTGGTGAGTGGTCTGCAGGCGTTTTCGATGGCCAGTTCGTGCTGGTCACAGGTAATCGTTATCACGCTCCCGGTGTCGCCGTGGCGCACTGCGTTTGACGCCAGGTTCGAGATGACGTGGCGCATCATGTCACGATTGGCACTAATGGTCGCTGGTTCTGTATTAACCTCGAAAGTCATGCCGCGCGTTTTCGCCAGCAA contains these protein-coding regions:
- a CDS encoding ASCH domain-containing protein encodes the protein MTTHQLRLATEPYDAIVSGKKTIESRLYDEKRQKIQIGDQIIFTNREDPSQTATVKVAGLQRHATFRDLFLQNDPRKFGGESVEGLESQINKFYSLHDQRQNGIVGIEFELI
- a CDS encoding GrpB family protein, with the protein product MDRELEKMSLKELWQLFPIFLVEHNREWARWYDEEVKAISSLVPEKYITQISHIGSTAIPNIQAKNIVDILLEVPSEKELEPVKNILVENNWLCMSEKAKRISLNKGYTKQGFADKVFHLHIRVAGDNDEIYFRDYLIENSIIAKQYEKLKLNLWKEFEHDRDGYTDAKSDFIRKYTKIAREKYRSKNRSS
- a CDS encoding NUDIX domain-containing protein, whose protein sequence is MAKTVICKDVFGNQYTVPVDELNISVGVYAVIIEDNKILLTRQWDGYSLIGGSVEKGETIEESIVREVKEETGLTIMPDKIIHQATTFFKRNAEAQANQSIQLYGQINNDNITDSEKTYTNGTPEWVDLDKIDDINFRHSVGLRTILCAYRETTNGK
- the cyaB gene encoding class IV adenylate cyclase yields the protein MIEIEAKFKLSTDVTRNKLIAVLESQFVAPISIKHQIDTVFLLPEQVDSPIVPGSKIMRVRDILDLETGELRQSLMTLKIEGQAKLVSDEYEFAVDDGDMARQMLTALGWREVVTVDKVRLESKTEDYTICIDDVAGLGLFIELEVLAEDDVDVDALQKQMRSFLKSLNIDGELWNIPYDTSIRNLRVQPQCL
- a CDS encoding ASCH domain-containing protein; protein product: MRKMRIKRLYYDAIMSGLKTLEVRVGYNSIKHLKAGEILRLEAGHASGVVRIKSIRIYDNFADMLAIEPWRQVVPQAKSKEEALCLLQKIYPPYKERLGVHVIEIEK
- the cyaB gene encoding class IV adenylate cyclase gives rise to the protein MTKKLLEIERKRQLTGDSKELIKRLQDLGFELQSSRHEIDTYYSRPDVDFMQTVECLRIRQRDGFAEVTYKPATTTATHTKNDVIIKPETNLPIQPGDAAIAKQLLANLGMVQLVEVKKYRRSLQSPNFPKATVAIDEIKNAGTFVEVEVLSDDKTSALAMISDIETKLGLESAEVVTRPYRDICMGL